Genomic DNA from Fimbriimonas ginsengisoli Gsoil 348:
GGTTTTTGCATTCGCTTGGATGACAAGCTGCACGGGACCCTCAGGAATGGACGCCTCGGCGACGGTCGCGAAGAGGTCCGCCACTCGCCGCCGGACCTGAACCTTTCTGCCGGGAACCACCACGACCGAGTAGTGGTGACGCTCGTCGATCAGGACGCAAAGGCCGGCTTCGCCCCGGGTGTCGACGAGGGTCGACACTCGGACATCGAAATGACGTTGCCGGCGGCCGACCCAGGCGGCTCCGGTCGGGTCGTCCAGAGTCTTCCCCGTGGCCCGCAGGGTCAGGCCGTCCGAGCCGACCGACCACGAGGAGGGAACCGGGTTGCCACGGAAGAGCCACTCGAAGCCGAGCGACTCGAAGTTGTCCCGCTCGGGCGGGGCCGGCCAGGGAGACGAGGGGAGCGAGGGCGCCTTCATTTCGATGCAAACCCGTCCCAGGTCACCGACGATCGGCCAGCCGTTTTCCCAGGCGACTGGAGCGAGGAACGTCTCCCGGCCAAGGTGATGGACGACCGGATACGACGGCACCGGCCGGATTCCGAGGAGGACCGCCCACCAGGAGCCGTCGGGGGCCTCGACAAGATCGGCGTGACCGACGGTCTGGATCGGGTCGTCGTAGGTGCGGTGGCGATGGGTTAGGATCGGGTTGCTCGGGCACGGTTCGAACGGTCCCCACGGGGAATCGGATCGGGCAATCGACTCCATGTGCCCGAGCTCCGTGCCTCCTTCCGCGAGCATCAAGTAGTACATGCCGCCGATCCGATAGAGGTGAGGAGCTTCGGGATATTTCCCTTCCTTGCCACTCCAAAGCAGGGCTCGCTCGGACGTGAGCTCGCCCGTTTCGATATCGATCGTGAACTGCTGAATCCCGTCGTTCGATTGCGAGGTGAAGTAGACGGTCCCGTCCTCATCGAAGAATAGGGACGGGTCGATGCAACTCGTCCGCACCGGAATCGGCTCGGACCACGGCCCCTCGGGCCGCTCGGACCACACATAGAAGCAGCCGATCTGCGTGTTCGTGGTGATCATATAGAACCGGCCGTTCGCGTAGCGAATCGTCGGCGCGAATATCCCACCCGAGCTAAAAACGCCATCGAGCGGGAGCTGCGAGGGGCGGTCGAGTACGTGTCCGATCTGACGCCAGTGGACCAGGTCGCGACTGTGGAAGATTGGAACCCCAGGGAAATACTCGAACGAGCTAGCGACGATGTAGAAGTCGTCGCCCGAGCGGCAGATGCTTGGGTCGGGAGAAAAGCC
This window encodes:
- a CDS encoding glycoside hydrolase family 43 protein translates to MRTFTNPILPGFSPDPSICRSGDDFYIVASSFEYFPGVPIFHSRDLVHWRQIGHVLDRPSQLPLDGVFSSGGIFAPTIRYANGRFYMITTNTQIGCFYVWSERPEGPWSEPIPVRTSCIDPSLFFDEDGTVYFTSQSNDGIQQFTIDIETGELTSERALLWSGKEGKYPEAPHLYRIGGMYYLMLAEGGTELGHMESIARSDSPWGPFEPCPSNPILTHRHRTYDDPIQTVGHADLVEAPDGSWWAVLLGIRPVPSYPVVHHLGRETFLAPVAWENGWPIVGDLGRVCIEMKAPSLPSSPWPAPPERDNFESLGFEWLFRGNPVPSSWSVGSDGLTLRATGKTLDDPTGAAWVGRRQRHFDVRVSTLVDTRGEAGLCVLIDERHHYSVVVVPGRKVQVRRRVADLFATVAEASIPEGPVQLVIQANAKTYRLGFVQEAEPHWLAEGTTRLLSTEVAGGFTGVMFGLFALAGEAKFSWFVYKPL